The following proteins are encoded in a genomic region of Caldisericaceae bacterium:
- a CDS encoding YjbQ family protein, translating into HIKASIIGSSRTVIIQNGTLALGTYQGIFFMEFDGPRTREVYVEVIPKSLQNP; encoded by the coding sequence CATATAAAAGCTTCAATAATTGGCTCATCACGGACTGTAATTATCCAAAACGGCACACTTGCTTTAGGCACATACCAGGGTATATTTTTTATGGAGTTTGATGGTCCAAGAACAAGAGAAGTTTATGTAGAGGTAATACCTAAGTCTCTTCAAAATCCTTAA